The Scomber japonicus isolate fScoJap1 chromosome 12, fScoJap1.pri, whole genome shotgun sequence sequence cgaagatagttaatgaaccctgggaaatcaatcaatctttatttgtatagcgccaaatcacagcaaagttatctcaaggctctttacacatagagcaggtctaaaccgtactcatcaggttttaattttaaagagactcaacattcccacatgagcagcacttggtgacagtggcaagaaaaaactcccttttaacaggaagaaacttcagaaccagactcaaagtggAAAGACAAGGACAGAAcgatccaaagtacattaaacctgttaaccaaaataaaaccatttgcaCCTGTAGCACAATTGTTTGTCCCACCTCTAACAAACGGGcttgcaaaataattaaagttgtattaaatatttttttgcaaaaaaaaaaaattataataattgatgcatttttaaacTCTGAAACTCCCACATTGTACATAAAAAGTTGGGTGTGTTTATTAATCTTTTGGTACAACAACCATAGATACCATAGACAGcaacaaaaatcaattaaaaaatattgaaatgttataaataatctAGGGTGGTTCTTTTAATTATCCTAAAACACAAAACTTTGGGCCATTTTTACATGATATTGTAACCGTACTCAAAGAAACCACATACTGAAGAATACAGATgaaagaaataattaataatcttCAGCAAACACTTATGTACATTAAAACTCTGTACTCTGTAGGCACAACTTGGTCCTCATTGCTGATGTGGACTAATtgaacacattttatgaatacatattatctgtttgtgcttttttcCAGCTTCCATGTCTACGACTTCCACAGTCTACAACAATGATGAGCTGATCAGGATTGTGATGATGGGGAAGACTGGAGCTGGGAAGAGTGCCACAGGAAACACCATTCTGCaacaaaaatgctttaaatcTGACTTCTCCCCTAAATCTTTGACTACACTCTGCAAAAAGGAATATGGTGTGGTGGATGGAGAAAAAATAGCTGTTATCGACTCTCCAGGCCTGTTTGACACCAGGTACACTGAAAGCGAAACAGTTAAAGATATTGCCCAGAGCATTGCTTTTGCTTCCCCTGGACCTCATATCTTCCTGGTCGTCATCAAACTGGGCAGatacacagaggaagaaaagcaagCTGTGCAGAATATTCAGAAAATCTTTGGTGAGGAAGCCAACAAATACAGCATGGTTCTCTTTACCCATGGTGACCTGCTCAAAGGGAAACCTATTGAGGAGTTCCTAGAGGAAAGCGAAGATCTGAAAGAACTTGTGGCCAAATGTAACAACCAGTACCACGTGTtcaacaatgagctgaaagatcgTTCTCAGGTCACGAAGCTGCTAAAgatgataaaacaaataaatgaacagaatgGAGGAAGCTACTACACCACTGAAATGTTCCAAAACGCAGAGAGAGCGATTGAAGAGGAGAAACAACGAattctaaaagaaaaagaagaggaacacCGCAAAATGCTGGAGAACCTGAATGcggaagaaattaaaaaaatcaaaaaaaaactggaagaGCAGGTCAGACGACAAGCTGAAAAAAGCCCCTTTTTAATTCAAAGGTTAATTAACGGTTTTGTTAAATTTGTGAAAGACTTTTTGAAAAATCTGTAATACAAACTGTTTCACTGCCGCAGTGCAAtgacatatatttttaatatatgtgaATGACTTGAATTCACGTGTGttgaaaatagatttttatttattgatgattTAGCCATTTTAGCTTTGCAGAAGAATGAAAACTTTAAGTAATATAAAATAGACATTAGTATTACTGGTGGTATCAACACGTGTGATTAATTACAGCAAAATGGAGGCTAGTTGTTATTCCATCACATCTGATAATATGTTTAATCTTTGTACACCACTTTTTAAATCTTAAGAAATGTGCTAAATGCTAAAGTCAGTAAAGCGTTAATCATTTTCTTCCAAAGAGCTGACATGCTAGTTTAACAGAGTGATAGAAATGAATCTGTAGATGAAAACTTTGATCAGGAGTGTTTTTCTGAATGTTGATGCATGTTTGCAAAATTAATAAAATCAgcttttgtacagattaaaaaGTGTGCAGTGTTTATTTCAGAAATTGTATCAGAGCTTCTGGAGATAATGAGAAACAACAACCGCAACAAATAAAATTACTATGAGGAAGTTGCAAAGagtgaatgtaatgtaatgtaatacatAAGATGTGTAACCACACGTCTGAAAACTTGGATGGATTGAACTGAACAAACAGGAAATTGAACAGGTGATAAAGATCACTCTTCATTGTAggagtaaataaaaataaactgagcCAACGACAACACCTTGTGGGCCATTACACACATGGCAAATTGGTGACAAACAGCTGTAGCAAACACAGTATTACATTTATTCTCAGGTCTGTCGGTGAACAGTGTACTTGTGTGATCTTATAGCAGAAGCAGCATTTACCTGAACTGCAGTTTTTgtagaagtactcagatcctttactttagtaaaagtaacaaaacaGCAATGTAACAATACTCAATAAGTGATCCAAAATGAGGTATTATCAGCTTAATctatttaaagtgttaaaagtgaaagtttttgaaaaactgcattttttaacTAAGTGTGCTGCCCTTTCTGTCCCTTTCTGTCAGAGGACGTTAAGTTTCTGCAGCAGCACTCGGTCTCTTCAGCCATGGTGACTTTTTATGCTAACAACCTCTTAGTTTGCTGTTTATGTATTccttacaaacaaacaaaaagagctACATGTAAACAATATTTAACCCATTAATTAAATTGAATGGGGGAAAGATAtttgcaaagaaagacaatttACACTAGCCTAAATTTAAACCTGTTCTGGGTGTAATCTATTTGAATTGACCAGGAAGTGAAGGACCATGGACGCTAAACAGTGACATGTATTAACCATCAGATGGTGACAAAGAGTAACACCATGTGCATTAGATCatgaatataaaagaaaaagaatggaggaagtcattacacaaaaaaaatgttgcagatGGCAGAGAGGGCGatcaaagagaagaaaagacaaatccTAAGCGAGAAAGAAGAGCAAAGGTGCAAAATGCAAAAGAGACtggagaagaaaataaaggaaacaaagacagcACAAATGCATCCAAATACAGCATCTTTGGTCTATGTCCTCGGGTGTCCCCACTTTCAAATCTCTTTTCCTGAGTGCCTTCCTCCTCAGAGCTCTCTGCTGGGTCCCTTCGCTTGTAGAGACACCTTACGCCAGCATAAAAGACCTCTAATGGTCGGAGGAtgcattgcattttttttcagtgGTCAGTACGGAAAAATGTGCATGTCCAGgttaatgaaatgtaatgtcaTTACAAAATTAATACAGTATAATGATATTATGGGAACTGTAAAGTACATTCCAACCTTCAAATCCAACAAGTAAAcagaaaaagatgttttttaacTCACATAAGCCAAGCTGATTTCCGGTCTCCTGGCCTTTTGTAAATCATTTCTGTGTAAtgatttaaaatacaacataattGTATATGTTTctgtaatgaaaaaatatagaatgtgtatttaaatgcaaaatgttaTACTTATTCTTATACTTTGCTACTTACACTTCCTTTGGTGATATTCTATGATTGTAGATGGTGCAACTGCTTTACAGAAATAGCAGAGGCCAGGCACACCTGTCTGTTGAAAtgacagtgacagtgtgtgtgtgtagagataTGAAAATAAGTCCAGTTTCCCTGTATGTAGAGCGAACAAtggcaaactgtgtgtgtgtacagataaCTGAAGAGGAAGCCAGTACCGACCTGCTTAGATTATAATGTACAATGTACCAACAAAGTACCTTTATCTTGATCATCTGTTCAAGATAAAGCTTGTTTTAATTCCTTTACTGTTGGATAGTTTTACACTATAAAAATGCATCACATTTTAATTGTTGATCATATATTTCATTTGTAAAATTTCAATCTGTAAAATAACCATAAGAAACTATCAGAAAAATGTAGTAGAATGACTAGTACAGTGTTTCCCTCTGAAACAGAAGAAACTGAGTAGAAGTAAAGATTTatatcaaatggaaatattagtATAGTACATGTACCTCATAACTGCAGACacaatacttgagtaaatgtactctGATACCTTTCACCATATGTATTAAGGAGGTTGATAATATCTAAAAATGCAGGAGGAGGCCAGTCATAGCTATTTGCTGAAGTTATGATAGCTGACTGTTGGCTGGCCTCACCCTGCATGTGCACATACAGGGTGACTGACTGTTGAGATTTTGGTACCCACTTAAAGTGTGATACTAGAAACACATTCTCTGGTTTGTGAGTATTTTATTACAGAAACTGCCACCACAGTTTCACATCATAATAGATCTACTGTACAGCTGTTTGGGGCCCCTATTAATAGGGGTCTCCTGGCATATCTTGCTAAATGGTAAAGTTGAAAAGGCCAGCCACACCATTTTTGTGTACATTGGCAGTTAAAAGAAGGTGTGTCATTTCTTGTAAATGCAGAGGGTAGAAATGAACAAGATGCACCATTTATCTGGAAGAGCTGAACCAGAAATACTGGATATTCAAGCTGTGCTAAAAATAAAATGGTGCATTCATATGTTTGAATCACAATTTTTCATTTAACAGCTGAATTATACATGGGAGTGAGAAAAGAAACTCAACCAGTTAACTAAGATGAGAGTGTCAGGTCAAGTTGGGCAAAATGCTGAAGCCCAAGAAAATTGTTTGTAAAAACCttaatgtcaaatattttaatgtatctctaaaacactaaaatgtggaaaatcTGAAGCCACCATATCATATCATCTTATACTTCAGAATACAACATTGAACTGTAATAATATTCCTGAGGTAAAAGTAAAAGAGTACACTTTGACTCAattttatataacattatatgtATTTTGTGAAGGATCcacaaatactaaaatattAATCCTATTTAATGCAGGTAAAATACTTACCTGCAGTAATCTTTGTACCGTAAATACTACTCAAGtggttttacagtattttagtcTTCAACCTCTGAATACAGTAACTAGTGTAATGAACTGCCTTTTTGAGAGTTTAGCTTTTAGACCTGATCTATAaacaaactacacacacctaGATTTCCACTGTGATAGTTGTCAACAGTGTGATGGGTGTGAAATCACTCACGGAAGAAGAAATCCCGACTGGATGGTTAAACTATCTAGATTACAGTGAATCATTTAAGGATTGAATTAAAACATATGAAACTTAGTGCAAAAAGCTATTACAAAGTTGAccaatgttaaatgtaaattcaatttgaaatgctttttctgtcagtgtttgtcaaaatgcatcattttattgtcatttttgggTGTTTGTgatggcaaaaaaacaaaaggaaaatacaattaaaatatttatgaaCAACTCTGTAGCACACAGATCATATCTGCAGATATAGTGATCATATCTACAGGTCAGATCGTATGTGGTAGTTATAGTGAGAAAGTTTTATTTATGAAGGAGGAATGACATTGTACTTTGGTGTCAACGGTGTTTATGGGTGTGGTTTGTTGCATGAAGTTATATAAAGAGTTTTGCTGTCAAGTAGACTTTGAAAGTAGATTCACTTCAGCAGCACATCTGCTCTTCTCTCCTTAAAAGCATGGACAACAAAACATCTAAACTAGGTAAGCGAATATATAACTGTATTCACAATGTTTTGACTGATATCAGGCATAAGTCAAAAATATATAGAAgtcagtgaaaaaataataatatctcTCAGTTTCACACTTCCTAAACATAACGTggtatttataaaaataaataaaatataattaaaacatgaaaattaaTTGACAtactggattttatttattaaagtttCCGTGTTTAAAAACGTGTTTAAACTTAAAATCACCCGGAAAAAATGTACAAGCTGATCTAATAACGATAGGATTGCGCGTTTGGTTAGCGTTCGTTTTACTGGTGATGTACAAAGACTAAATACGTAGatgacaacaggtgcagacagcagtttTTAAATGAGAGTTTTGtttggagagtttggacgagcagaaagcccGCTAGCGCAAAATGAAATTTCACATGGAATGGaggtggaagaggttaacaaatatattgagttacagCAAAAAATATCTGAATATTACTGGAAAAAAACGCTATATGGGAGAGTAtctgtgacaaagtcaatgctgtctgtaaaaccacaaatattcCACGGGGAGAATATCCGTTCTCttcgtattctgtcattgtgcctccgtctgtTAACAcgaattttacattttacaataaaaaaaaccaacagtcATTATGTTAAATTGCCAGTTTGCATTTATAACCCGCAATTCAGCCATATTTAGACTCATTTAGTCTCAGTAAGGTTTCAATTCTTTCCCAAATATTTTGAGgatcatatataatatacagcaggggcgattctaggatcagacctttagggaaGCTCAGCttctaatgagaatttgacatataGCCTAATGCCCTGCAActgttcaaaccccctgctaaattAGTAATTTCActgattaataaaataatttttagaaaaaaatacaataataatttatttatttttaggagtGTTTGAGCAcccctaaaaagggtctaaaatcaccactgatatacagtatgtctaaATGAATGTGCTACATTTACACCTAGAGGAAGGACCATCTGTATGTAGAGTTTTCTGCAAATTCACAGACATACACACGGAAACTCCCACATTAAACAGAATAAGTTGAGTGTGTTTATTAATCTTTTggtacaacaacaaaaatcatcaattaaaaatataaaaatattataatggTTCATGGTACATGGTTCTTAAAACAAAAACTTTTGGCATACTCAGAGAAACCACATACCGAAGAAtgaagataaaagaaagaatgaataaTCTTCAGCAAACACTTATGTACACTAAAACTGTGCACCGTGTAGGCACAACTTGGTCCTCATTGCTGATGTGGACTAATtgaacacattttatgaatagACATTATCTATTTGTGCTTTTTTCCAGCCTCCAAGTCTACGACTTCAACAGTCTACATAAATGATGAGCAGATAAGGATTGTGATGGTGGGGAAGACTGGAGCTGGGAAGAGCGCTTCAGGAAACACCATTCTGGGACAGAAGTGCTTTAAATCTGAGTTCTCCGCTAAATCTTTGACTACACTCTGTAAAAAGGAATTTGGTGAGGTGGATGGACAAAAAATTGCTGTTATCGATTCTCCAGGCCTGTTTGACACCAGGTACACTGAAGAGAAAACATGTACAGATATTGCCCAGAGCATTGCTTATGCATCTCCTGGACCTCATATCTTCCTGGTCGTCATCAGACTgggcagacacacagaggaaggaaagcaagcaGTGCAGAAGATTCAGAAAATCTTTGGTGAGGAAGCCAACAAATACAGCATGGTTCTCTTTACCCATGGTGACCAGCTCAAAGGGAAACCTATCAATAAGTTCCTGGAGGAAAGCGAAGATCTGCAGGGACTTGTGGCCAAATGTAACAACCAGTACCACGTGTTCAATAATGACATGGAAGATCCTTCTCAGGTCAGCGAGCTGCTCAAgaagataaaacaaataaatgaacagaatgGAGGACACCATTACACCACTGAAATGTTCCAAAACGCAGAGAGAGCGATTGAAGAGGAGAAACAACGAAtcctgaaagagaaagaagaggaaaaccGCAAAGAGCAGGAGAAACTGAGGAAGGAAATACAGGAAAAGTATGAGCTACagatgaggaaggagaaggctgacagaaagagggagaatgAGTTGAGGGATGCTCGTgaaagacaaaaggaggaacaaattaaaaaactcatagaaaaacaggaagagCAGGCCAGACGACAAGCTGAGGAAAATGGAACCATCATCCAAACTATAATTATTAATGGTGTTAAGTATGTTGTCCAAAAAGCGATAGAATATTTCTtttataaataatcattttgaatTTGCGATGCACTACAGCAGGAAAATGAACTGTAGTGATTGTGATAttttcattctgtctttttgtATTTCTCTTTGGAAAGGATGAGCATTTTATTGTAGGAGATGATTTGAATAAACTGTAGTTTTCTTAGATGTTGAATCTTAGTAGTGCTTCAGGTCataatacttttttaaagattatttggAGAATGTATTATTGAAGTGTGTTTGACATCAAATGTATTTCATTGGCTGATGTTATACTGATGTGTTTAATAAATCGTATTTGATGTAGGGTATCATTGAGGTTGGGGTATACTGAATATCTACTGTAAGTAACATGTACTGTAAGATATCACAGGGAAATGTTTTAGGTccttattatttttaataaatgtgaatGACTTGGATTTAGTTGTGTTGaaaatttatttttatgcacaACAGATTCAGCAATTTTGGCTCTGCATTAGAatgaaaacttttaaaaacattacagtaGGTGCAGATAGTTATAGAGCCACACTGATACTTTGCTTGATTTACCAGATTTATTTTTCCTCATACAAGGCAGGTCCCTAGATCTGTGATTCAAGTGGCCATTAATTATAGTGAAGGTAATGACAAGTGTCTTTTAGGGGAATGTCAGTATTACAAAACTAATATTCTCCTATGAACCAGAGGTTGAATAGAAAGGAGAGGGAGGCGCTGTTCCTGGCTGCCACCAGGATGTACTCCTACATTGTACAATTGCCCCCTCTACTGGCCAGGAATCACTATGACCTGTAAATTATCCAGTAGAAAACAAATTACTAATTCACGaagcaaataaatgaaagttAAATTAAACAGCTCTATCTAATCTATGACAAAGTATGAATACAAGCATGATTTAAAGTCACAATAACAAAATAGAAtcattaattacatttatttcaatttattgtgtatttttctcaAATTCCTCAAAGCAACTTGTGTGATCTTATAGCAGAAGCAGCATTTACCTAATCTCACTTTTGGAAAGAAGTAGTCTAATCCTTTACTTAATAAAAGTACCAATGCAACAAAATActcaattaaaagtaaaagtcctgcgttcataattaagtaaaagtacagatgtATTATCAGCTATATCTACAAAAAGTGGTAAAAATGAAAGTTGCTTGTCTTGTAGAAAAATagtgatgtattattatatatgacatcattagattattatagagaagcatcagtgttagagcagcatgttactatTCGaggtgctggaggtggagctgaaATATCTAAAAGAAGAAAGTTCTGATGCACAAATTTGTTTACATGatttttacattcatgtttctaCACTGCACGTCTTTCAGAGATCACACCTCAATCAAACTGTGTGGGCGGGACTGTCCTGCCTTCCCTTTCTGTCAGAGGACATAATGTTTCTGCAGGCagcactttctttctctcttcagcCATTGTGACTTTTTATACTAACAACCTCTTAGTTTGCTGTTGATATGTCccttacaaacaaacaaacaataaagagCTACATGAAGAAGAATATTTGATCCATACATTAAATTTAATGAGGAAAATTAAACAAGATATTTGCAAGAAAATAAATTTTGCTCAAGCTAAATTAAAACCTGAGTTCTGGGTGTAATCTGTTTGAATtgagcaggaagtgaggaaccattatttatttctttttcgcAACGAAAGCTGAGCAGTAACATTTTTTAACCACCAGATGGTGACAAAGAGCAAG is a genomic window containing:
- the LOC128369767 gene encoding GTPase IMAP family member 4-like; protein product: MGSLVSTPASMSTTSTVYNNDELIRIVMMGKTGAGKSATGNTILQQKCFKSDFSPKSLTTLCKKEYGVVDGEKIAVIDSPGLFDTRYTESETVKDIAQSIAFASPGPHIFLVVIKLGRYTEEEKQAVQNIQKIFGEEANKYSMVLFTHGDLLKGKPIEEFLEESEDLKELVAKCNNQYHVFNNELKDRSQVTKLLKMIKQINEQNGGSYYTTEMFQNAERAIEEEKQRILKEKEEEHRKMLENLNAEEIKKIKKKLEEQRTLSFCSSTRSLQPW